Proteins encoded within one genomic window of Panacibacter microcysteis:
- a CDS encoding efflux RND transporter periplasmic adaptor subunit, translating to MNKLLLYAAIVAWFASCTATPDVKENKADTINDNLVVLDSIQLKNAGIVTGQPQVQDIHNTIRVNGTVDVPPQSLVSVSFPLGGYLKATSLLPGYPVHKGQVIATMEDQSYVQLQQDYLTAKARMEYLSADVERQKELSDADATSRKNYQLVASDFKTQQAIIRSLEEKLRIININPQTLTVNSMSRMVPVYSPINGYVTQVNVNIGKYVNPSDVMFELVNPDDIHAAITVFEKDITVFRKGMQGKVALTDKPGEWFDVEVILVTKNIDESRAGLVHCHFENPRHDLLPGMFLTGVFEIDGKAATVVPEEAVVRYMGKQYVFIAEDFNRFLLTEVQTGVTENGFVELLQSPQTDWIRTNIVNKGAYTLLGVLKNKMEDE from the coding sequence ATGAATAAGCTTCTATTATACGCAGCTATAGTTGCATGGTTTGCTTCGTGCACCGCCACGCCTGATGTAAAGGAAAACAAGGCAGATACAATAAATGACAACCTTGTTGTACTGGACAGCATTCAGCTTAAAAATGCCGGCATTGTCACTGGTCAGCCACAGGTGCAGGATATACACAATACCATCAGGGTAAATGGTACAGTAGATGTACCACCCCAAAGCCTTGTATCTGTAAGTTTTCCATTGGGCGGCTACCTGAAAGCTACATCCTTACTTCCCGGTTACCCGGTGCATAAAGGCCAGGTTATAGCTACTATGGAAGACCAGTCTTATGTACAATTACAACAGGATTATCTTACAGCCAAAGCCAGGATGGAGTACCTGTCTGCAGATGTGGAGAGACAAAAAGAGTTAAGCGATGCAGACGCTACCAGCAGGAAGAATTACCAGCTTGTAGCAAGCGATTTTAAAACGCAGCAGGCTATTATCAGGTCATTGGAAGAGAAGTTGCGCATCATCAATATCAACCCGCAAACACTTACTGTTAACAGTATGTCGAGAATGGTACCAGTGTATTCACCCATCAATGGCTATGTCACACAAGTGAATGTAAACATTGGCAAGTATGTCAATCCTTCAGATGTAATGTTTGAGCTGGTAAATCCTGACGATATACATGCGGCCATCACTGTTTTTGAAAAGGATATTACCGTATTCCGCAAAGGCATGCAGGGCAAAGTTGCCCTTACCGATAAACCGGGTGAATGGTTCGATGTAGAGGTCATCCTCGTTACTAAAAACATAGATGAATCACGTGCCGGCCTGGTGCATTGCCATTTTGAAAATCCACGGCACGATTTGTTGCCCGGCATGTTTTTAACCGGTGTTTTTGAAATAGATGGCAAAGCCGCAACCGTTGTTCCTGAAGAAGCAGTGGTGCGCTATATGGGTAAACAATATGTCTTTATCGCTGAAGATTTCAACAGGTTTTTATTAACCGAAGTTCAAACCGGCGTTACAGAAAATGGTTTTGTAGAATTGCTGCAATCACCGCAAACAGATTGGATCAGAACAAACATCGTAAACAAAGGTGCCTATACACTCCTGGGTGTATTGAAAAACAAAATGGAAGATGAATAG
- a CDS encoding DUF2911 domain-containing protein translates to MKRIFFAAALLFAASVNAQNLVVPQPSPTQQVKQEFGLSNIELSYSRPSMKGRKVFGDLVPYGKVWRTGANGATTLTFGDEVTIGGTKIPAGKYGLLTIPEANEWTIIITKQTDVTSPAAYKQDQDVVRVKVKPETMPFSIESFTIMFSDVKPSSVNLELLWDNVYVTLPVTTDIDTKINAQIRQIMEGDNKPYFQAAYYYIESGKNLEQAVTWLDKAIAANPDAFWMQYQKARALAKLGKKADALAASNKSVELAKKAKNDDYVALNEKLQKELK, encoded by the coding sequence ATGAAAAGAATTTTTTTTGCTGCAGCGTTGCTTTTCGCTGCCTCGGTTAATGCCCAGAACCTCGTGGTTCCACAACCATCACCAACCCAGCAGGTCAAACAGGAGTTCGGGTTGTCAAACATCGAATTGTCATACTCACGCCCTTCCATGAAAGGGCGCAAAGTATTTGGAGACCTGGTACCCTATGGCAAAGTATGGCGCACCGGTGCCAATGGCGCCACCACGCTCACTTTTGGCGATGAAGTTACCATCGGCGGTACCAAAATACCTGCCGGCAAATATGGCTTGCTCACCATTCCTGAAGCAAATGAATGGACCATCATCATCACAAAACAAACAGATGTTACAAGTCCCGCAGCATACAAGCAGGATCAGGATGTGGTAAGAGTAAAAGTAAAACCTGAAACAATGCCCTTTTCCATCGAGTCTTTCACCATTATGTTCAGCGATGTAAAACCATCCAGCGTAAACCTGGAATTGTTATGGGATAATGTGTATGTTACGCTCCCTGTAACAACTGATATAGATACAAAGATCAATGCACAGATCAGGCAGATCATGGAAGGTGATAATAAACCCTATTTCCAGGCAGCGTATTACTACATTGAAAGCGGGAAGAATCTTGAGCAGGCTGTAACCTGGCTCGACAAAGCTATCGCGGCAAACCCTGATGCTTTCTGGATGCAATATCAAAAAGCACGTGCCCTGGCAAAACTGGGTAAAAAGGCTGACGCGCTGGCCGCCTCCAATAAATCTGTGGAGCTGGCAAAAAAAGCAAAGAATGATGATTATGTTGCGCTCAACGAAAAGTTGCAAAAAGAACTCAAATAA
- a CDS encoding single-stranded DNA-binding protein, which produces MIKLQVIGNLGKDAIVNNVNGKNVINFNVAHTEKYRDAQGNQKERTTWVECAYWTDKTAVAPYLKKGNQVYVEGTPDVRTYQTNDGRQGAALSLRISTVQLLGSRNADGQSANNYNAPAAGYSNQPAPANDMAEIADDLPF; this is translated from the coding sequence ATGATTAAACTACAAGTGATTGGTAATCTCGGTAAAGATGCAATTGTCAACAACGTAAACGGTAAGAACGTTATTAATTTCAATGTTGCCCACACAGAAAAATATCGTGACGCACAGGGCAACCAGAAAGAAAGAACTACCTGGGTAGAATGTGCTTACTGGACAGACAAAACAGCCGTGGCACCTTATCTTAAAAAGGGCAACCAGGTTTATGTAGAAGGTACGCCCGATGTTCGCACTTACCAGACCAATGATGGCCGCCAGGGCGCAGCATTAAGCCTCCGTATTTCAACCGTACAATTGCTCGGTTCACGCAATGCAGATGGGCAATCAGCCAACAATTACAACGCGCCTGCCGCAGGTTACAGCAATCAGCCGGCGCCGGCAAACGATATGGCTGAAATAGCAGATGATCTTCCTTTCTAA
- a CDS encoding DUF4397 domain-containing protein: MIRLTGFLLICVLLSVCGLTGGETTAPAAGIYVVNASPDAPAIDVSLNNNVIANTFGYGKDSGYFLTYPGTYPLKVSQSNTATVFVDNFVSFGAGKYYSLFLVDSFAQRQLLFFEDDLSIDSVQKAGVRFFNLSPNSPDSVYVIFYNTATTDSLKYKNRKFNDQAASVTFRRFSSVPAGSYNLDLYTRDTLPIQKLGSMSFAAGKFYTVYLKGFYQNTATPLDKGVIEHN, encoded by the coding sequence ATGATCAGACTTACCGGCTTTTTGCTCATATGTGTACTTTTAAGTGTCTGCGGTTTAACAGGTGGCGAAACAACGGCTCCTGCTGCCGGTATCTATGTGGTTAATGCATCGCCCGATGCACCTGCAATAGATGTATCGCTCAATAACAACGTAATCGCAAACACCTTTGGTTATGGAAAAGACAGCGGTTACTTTTTAACTTACCCGGGTACTTACCCGCTTAAAGTTTCGCAAAGTAACACCGCTACAGTGTTTGTCGATAACTTTGTAAGTTTTGGCGCCGGTAAGTATTACAGTCTTTTCCTGGTAGATTCTTTTGCTCAAAGGCAATTGCTTTTTTTCGAAGATGATTTGTCGATTGATTCCGTTCAAAAAGCCGGCGTTCGTTTTTTTAACCTGTCACCCAATAGTCCGGACTCTGTTTATGTAATATTTTATAACACCGCCACGACTGACTCACTCAAGTACAAGAACAGGAAATTCAACGACCAGGCGGCTTCTGTTACATTCAGGCGTTTCAGTTCGGTGCCCGCTGGTAGTTACAACCTCGATTTGTACACCAGGGATACATTACCCATACAAAAACTTGGCAGCATGTCTTTTGCAGCAGGAAAGTTTTACACCGTTTACCTCAAAGGCTTTTATCAAAACACTGCCACACCTTTAGACAAAGGAGTTATCGAACACAACTGA
- a CDS encoding pyridoxal phosphate-dependent aminotransferase, whose product MKLSSLLDRFAEPETLKMAKLGRELRAKGIDVIDLSLGEPDFDTPQHIKDAAVKAIADNWSHYTPVAGFPDLRQAVCDKLKRDNNLDYKPEQIVTSTGAKQSLANAILALVDDGDEVIIPTPYWVTYSELVKIARGKVVEAHTTLESGFKVTPAQLESFITGKTKLVMFSSPCNPSGAVYSKEELSALADVFRKYPDVYIISDEIYEYINFVGKHESIAQFEDLKDRIILINGLSKGFAMTGWRLGYTASSVPVAKAMEKLQGQFTSGTCSITQKAAVVALTADLKPSMEMAEEFTRRRAKVLELVKEIPGIKCGEPEGAFYIFPDVSAYYGKSDGENTISNSADFSMYLLNTAHVSSVMGDAFGEPKCVRFSFANSMPNIEKAWARIKDALAKLK is encoded by the coding sequence ATGAAACTATCTTCTCTACTCGACAGGTTTGCAGAACCTGAAACGCTCAAAATGGCTAAGCTCGGCCGTGAGTTACGTGCCAAAGGCATTGATGTAATTGATCTGAGTCTTGGTGAGCCCGATTTCGACACACCACAACATATTAAAGATGCTGCAGTAAAGGCAATAGCTGATAACTGGAGCCACTACACACCGGTAGCAGGTTTTCCGGATCTGCGCCAGGCTGTATGCGATAAACTAAAACGCGACAACAATCTTGATTACAAACCGGAGCAGATCGTAACATCAACGGGTGCCAAGCAAAGCCTTGCCAATGCAATACTGGCGTTGGTAGATGATGGTGACGAGGTGATTATTCCAACACCGTACTGGGTTACCTATTCAGAACTGGTAAAGATTGCCCGTGGTAAAGTAGTAGAGGCGCATACTACGCTGGAAAGCGGTTTTAAAGTAACGCCGGCACAACTCGAGTCTTTTATTACAGGTAAAACAAAACTTGTAATGTTTTCATCGCCCTGTAATCCTTCCGGTGCTGTTTACAGTAAAGAAGAATTGTCTGCACTCGCAGATGTGTTCAGGAAATATCCTGATGTATACATTATCTCAGATGAGATTTACGAGTACATCAACTTTGTTGGTAAACACGAAAGCATTGCACAGTTTGAAGACCTGAAAGATCGTATCATTCTTATCAATGGCTTAAGTAAAGGTTTCGCAATGACAGGCTGGCGTCTTGGCTATACTGCATCCAGCGTGCCTGTTGCCAAAGCAATGGAAAAATTGCAGGGGCAGTTTACCAGCGGTACATGCTCCATTACACAAAAGGCTGCAGTTGTAGCACTCACAGCCGATTTAAAGCCGTCTATGGAAATGGCTGAAGAGTTTACACGCAGAAGAGCAAAAGTGCTGGAACTGGTAAAAGAAATTCCCGGTATCAAATGTGGCGAGCCTGAAGGCGCATTCTATATTTTTCCGGATGTTTCTGCGTACTATGGCAAGAGCGATGGGGAGAATACAATCAGCAATTCTGCAGACTTCTCCATGTACCTGCTGAATACCGCGCATGTATCATCTGTAATGGGTGATGCGTTTGGCGAGCCAAAATGTGTACGGTTCTCGTTTGCCAACAGCATGCCTAACATCGAAAAAGCATGGGCACGAATAAAAGACGCATTGGCCAAATTAAAATAG
- a CDS encoding ABC transporter ATP-binding protein, whose protein sequence is MLKATGIHKYYEKLHVLKGVDITVKKGEIVSIVGSSGAGKSTLLHILGTLDEPAGGEIFLGAVAVHELKGKSLAAFRNKEIGFVFQFHHLLPEFTALENVCIPGWIAGRRKKETTDDAVRLLTMLGLGDRLDNKPNMLSGGEQQRVAVARALINKPAIVFADEPTGNLDSKNAKELHDLFVRLRNEFNQTFLIVTHNEELAGMSDRTLHMKDGLIVG, encoded by the coding sequence ATGCTAAAAGCCACGGGTATTCATAAGTATTACGAAAAGTTACATGTGCTGAAGGGGGTGGATATTACCGTAAAGAAAGGCGAGATCGTATCGATCGTTGGATCATCGGGTGCTGGCAAAAGTACCCTCCTGCACATCCTGGGTACGCTGGATGAACCGGCCGGTGGCGAGATCTTCCTGGGTGCTGTTGCGGTACACGAACTGAAAGGGAAAAGCCTTGCTGCATTCAGGAATAAAGAGATCGGTTTCGTGTTCCAGTTTCATCATTTGCTGCCCGAGTTTACCGCGCTGGAAAATGTGTGCATACCCGGCTGGATTGCCGGCCGCCGCAAAAAGGAAACCACAGATGATGCGGTAAGACTACTGACCATGCTGGGCCTTGGTGACCGGCTGGATAATAAACCAAATATGCTGAGTGGTGGTGAGCAGCAGCGTGTGGCCGTGGCCAGGGCGCTGATTAATAAACCGGCCATTGTTTTTGCAGATGAACCTACCGGCAACCTGGACAGTAAAAATGCCAAAGAACTGCACGACCTGTTTGTGCGCCTGCGCAATGAATTCAATCAAACCTTTCTTATTGTTACGCACAACGAAGAACTGGCCGGCATGAGCGACCGCACACTGCACATGAAAGATGGTTTAATTGTAGGGTAG
- a CDS encoding DUF2795 domain-containing protein: protein MFWTLELASYLEEAPWPATKDELIDYAIRSGAPIEVVENLQELEDEGEVYESIEDIWPDYPSQEDFMFNEDEY from the coding sequence ATGTTTTGGACACTGGAATTAGCAAGTTACCTGGAAGAAGCGCCCTGGCCGGCGACAAAAGATGAGTTGATCGATTATGCTATCCGCAGCGGTGCTCCTATTGAGGTTGTTGAAAATCTGCAGGAACTCGAAGATGAAGGAGAGGTGTATGAAAGTATTGAAGACATCTGGCCCGATTACCCCAGCCAGGAAGACTTTATGTTTAACGAAGACGAATACTAA
- a CDS encoding GntR family transcriptional regulator: protein MDVESFVIDHSSVLPLHYQVEDLLRKLIEQPEYQNGKLLPNEVDIAKKLGISRNTVRQATNKLVYEQLLVRKKGVGTKVAKKNITTKLDKWTSFTHEMDEKGVKFRNYSLKISWEVADSELSKVFNIDKKTKILKLERVRGIASEPIVYFISYFHPRVGLTGDEDFSQPLYEMLEHEHHISASVSREGISAILADEELSDVLRVPVGDPILFRKRVVFDPGERPIEYNIGYYRADRFTYTIDIARG from the coding sequence ATGGATGTAGAATCTTTTGTAATAGACCACAGCAGCGTTTTACCGCTGCACTACCAGGTAGAAGATCTGTTGCGCAAGCTGATAGAGCAGCCCGAGTACCAGAATGGTAAGTTGCTGCCCAACGAGGTAGACATTGCCAAGAAGCTGGGTATTTCGAGAAATACGGTGCGCCAGGCCACCAATAAACTGGTATACGAACAACTGCTGGTGAGAAAGAAAGGTGTAGGAACAAAAGTTGCCAAAAAGAACATAACCACCAAGCTGGATAAATGGACAAGCTTTACACATGAAATGGATGAGAAGGGTGTAAAGTTTAGAAATTACAGTTTAAAAATAAGTTGGGAAGTAGCTGATAGTGAGTTAAGTAAGGTATTTAACATCGACAAAAAAACGAAGATATTAAAGCTTGAAAGAGTGCGTGGCATTGCTTCTGAGCCTATTGTGTACTTTATCTCGTACTTCCATCCCAGGGTTGGTTTAACAGGCGATGAAGATTTTTCGCAGCCGCTTTATGAAATGCTGGAGCATGAGCACCATATCTCCGCATCTGTTTCGAGGGAAGGCATCAGTGCTATACTGGCCGACGAAGAGTTGTCAGATGTGTTGCGGGTGCCTGTAGGAGACCCCATACTTTTCCGCAAAAGAGTGGTTTTTGATCCGGGTGAAAGGCCCATTGAATATAATATCGGGTATTATCGCGCAGACAGGTTTACATATACGATAGACATAGCAAGGGGTTGA